One Brevibacterium spongiae DNA segment encodes these proteins:
- a CDS encoding amidase, with translation MDSTTLADHTASDMAVGFANGDFDPIEVHSAVVDRMDDCEPTINALFHRDDERSRTAAVASAARWREGRPLSDLDGVPVTIKENIARRGVPLPSGHAWVEMPMSAHDAPITQRLEEAGAVILGSTTMPDWGMLSSGVSSLHGVTRSPLDPALTTGGSSAGAGAAAAAGYGPIHIGSDIGGSIRLPCTWLGLAGLKPSFGRVPLDAPYLGRCAGPLARSMADVKAAMDIISAPDDRDYSRLPRFAADETQSLPGNAVPEFDPRGLRIGLQLDAGCGVAPDAQVVKTITEAADRFAAAGAEVVTLDPYIDDALLHDMDRFWRVRSWGDLKALPVEEQALILPYIQQWAQDGADVSGVELMRCYHSVQEIRRRTITATAGFDLVITPTSPEAAFPAEQPMPYPRAHEPMGHIGFTMPFNMSEQPAATVLGGYTDDGRTIGVQIAGKRFADEFVMAAGTWFEAAAGIERPVRAAMG, from the coding sequence ATGGACAGCACGACGCTTGCCGATCACACCGCATCCGACATGGCCGTCGGCTTCGCCAACGGGGACTTCGATCCGATCGAGGTCCACAGCGCGGTCGTGGACCGCATGGACGACTGCGAACCGACGATCAACGCGCTCTTCCACCGCGATGACGAACGCTCCCGGACCGCTGCCGTGGCCAGCGCCGCCCGGTGGAGGGAAGGGCGACCGCTGAGCGATCTCGACGGTGTGCCGGTGACCATCAAGGAGAACATCGCTCGCCGCGGTGTGCCCCTGCCCAGCGGCCACGCTTGGGTGGAGATGCCGATGTCTGCCCATGACGCGCCGATCACACAGCGTCTCGAAGAGGCCGGTGCCGTCATCCTCGGCTCCACGACGATGCCCGACTGGGGCATGCTGTCCTCGGGCGTGTCCTCGCTGCACGGCGTCACCCGCTCACCGCTCGACCCCGCACTCACCACCGGCGGCTCGAGCGCCGGTGCCGGAGCGGCCGCGGCCGCCGGATACGGGCCCATCCACATCGGTTCGGACATCGGCGGATCGATACGCCTGCCGTGCACATGGCTCGGGCTGGCCGGCCTCAAACCCAGCTTCGGCCGGGTACCGCTCGACGCCCCATACCTCGGCCGGTGCGCCGGACCGCTCGCACGATCCATGGCTGATGTGAAAGCGGCCATGGACATCATCTCCGCACCCGATGACCGGGACTATTCGCGGCTGCCGCGGTTCGCCGCCGATGAGACGCAGTCCCTGCCGGGAAACGCTGTGCCCGAGTTCGATCCCCGCGGACTGCGCATCGGGCTGCAACTCGACGCCGGCTGCGGTGTGGCTCCCGATGCCCAGGTGGTCAAGACCATCACCGAGGCGGCTGACCGTTTCGCTGCTGCCGGTGCTGAGGTCGTCACCCTCGACCCGTACATCGACGACGCACTGCTCCACGATATGGACCGGTTCTGGAGAGTGCGGTCCTGGGGCGACCTCAAGGCGCTGCCGGTCGAGGAGCAGGCGCTCATCCTGCCCTATATCCAGCAGTGGGCGCAGGACGGAGCCGACGTCAGCGGAGTCGAACTCATGCGCTGCTATCACAGCGTGCAGGAGATCCGCCGCCGCACCATCACCGCCACCGCCGGGTTCGATCTGGTCATCACGCCGACCTCACCGGAGGCGGCGTTCCCGGCCGAACAGCCGATGCCCTATCCGCGGGCGCACGAACCGATGGGGCACATCGGATTCACCATGCCCTTCAACATGTCCGAACAGCCGGCCGCGACGGTGCTGGGCGGATACACGGACGACGGCCGCACCATAGGCGTGCAGATCGCCGGGAAGCGCTTCGCCGACGAATTCGTCATGGCCGCCGGCACCTGGTTCGAAGCCGCCGCAGGAATCGAGCGCCCGGTGAGGGCCGCGATGGGCTGA
- a CDS encoding cell division protein PerM: MHTSPHPQPYRRAILAALLEVVKIDLIVVPAGFVAAIAFWIIGLGSQLPYSAIPEWAFALWAAVTGLSVSTLGFEFSIAPTLVTIGLWFLVAGAAKRLVEGTAVDAPEPDEDEPGRWWGLMTAALGTFVVAYAGPLLAFAIIVGNADFTPFGFLRLLLFLLTAVGCGFLRVRGIGDIPGLRILDDEVWASGIRLARRLLWGALAVAALVIAGGFVLRWDAATDSMQAYSSPLAAGIGLLIVQILFAPGILYSALSWSAGTGVVVGGGDVSSAFRATSSQVPDVPVLQLLSGEYPAWTVAAPAVLVLLGLLCTILGRNRAREVADSSWSGLGVAAGFVFAAFVVFGLFSRGALGPVGLSGFGPTPLLSATAMTAWIAVGLAAGLLLIRLSSLQQETADGDADFGDDFAGFDHEDADHSDVDLSEAEPDASDRESTGGEEDLR, translated from the coding sequence ATGCACACTTCTCCTCACCCCCAGCCCTACCGTCGCGCGATTCTGGCAGCCCTGCTCGAAGTCGTGAAGATCGACCTCATCGTCGTCCCCGCCGGCTTCGTCGCGGCCATCGCCTTCTGGATCATCGGACTCGGCTCACAGCTGCCCTATTCGGCGATTCCCGAATGGGCATTCGCGCTGTGGGCCGCGGTCACCGGGCTGAGCGTGTCCACCCTCGGCTTCGAGTTCTCCATCGCACCCACCCTCGTCACCATCGGGCTGTGGTTCCTCGTGGCAGGGGCTGCGAAACGGCTGGTCGAGGGCACCGCCGTTGACGCCCCTGAACCCGATGAGGACGAACCCGGTCGGTGGTGGGGCCTGATGACGGCAGCACTGGGCACCTTCGTCGTCGCCTACGCCGGCCCCCTGCTCGCGTTCGCCATCATCGTCGGAAACGCGGACTTCACTCCGTTCGGGTTCCTGCGCCTCCTCCTCTTCCTCCTCACTGCCGTGGGATGCGGCTTCCTCCGTGTCCGCGGCATCGGCGACATTCCCGGCCTGCGCATCCTCGACGACGAAGTGTGGGCCAGCGGAATCCGCCTGGCTCGTCGCCTGCTGTGGGGTGCACTGGCGGTGGCAGCGCTCGTGATCGCCGGCGGCTTCGTGCTCCGCTGGGACGCAGCGACCGACTCCATGCAGGCCTACAGCTCACCGCTGGCCGCCGGCATCGGGCTGCTCATCGTGCAGATCCTCTTCGCCCCGGGAATCCTCTATTCGGCGCTGTCATGGAGCGCCGGCACGGGAGTCGTCGTCGGGGGAGGCGACGTCAGCTCGGCTTTCCGGGCGACGTCCTCGCAGGTGCCCGATGTGCCGGTGCTGCAGCTGCTCAGCGGCGAGTATCCCGCCTGGACGGTCGCGGCTCCGGCGGTGCTCGTCCTCCTGGGTCTGCTGTGCACGATCCTCGGGCGGAATCGGGCCCGCGAGGTCGCAGACAGTTCGTGGTCGGGCCTCGGCGTCGCCGCAGGTTTCGTCTTTGCCGCGTTCGTCGTCTTCGGGCTCTTCTCACGTGGAGCTCTGGGACCGGTCGGCCTCTCGGGCTTCGGCCCTACGCCGCTGCTGTCGGCAACGGCGATGACGGCATGGATCGCGGTGGGCCTGGCCGCCGGGCTTCTGCTCATCCGTCTGTCGAGTCTGCAGCAGGAAACTGCCGACGGTGATGCTGACTTCGGCGATGACTTCGCAGGATTCGACCACGAGGACGCGGATCACAGCGATGTGGATCTCAGCGAAGCCGAACCGGATGCCTCAGACCGTGAGAGCACCGGAGGCGAAGAGGACCTGCGGTGA